One Comamonas endophytica DNA window includes the following coding sequences:
- a CDS encoding ABC transporter permease, whose amino-acid sequence MSRRDNKMDVSYQLAIGGIAALALLILVGPVAIVLLSSLTDSQTLSFPPKGLSLRWYQQLFDAQRSAPIHAAAGHSVSVALVAAGTAVLLGTCAALGLQAQPSARWSRGLLAFFLSPLVLPGISFGLSALMFFSLLGLEPSLTLIVAGHLVMIVPFVLRTTTSSLLQLDRGLLESSAILGASQWYGFRRITLPLIAPGIAAGAFMATMASMDNVPVSLFLADAETDMLPIRMWGMMESTLDVRVAAVSGVLIVCVLLLMLVMERAVGLTKRIQG is encoded by the coding sequence ATGTCTAGGCGCGACAACAAGATGGACGTCTCCTACCAGCTGGCGATCGGCGGCATCGCGGCGCTGGCGCTGCTGATCCTGGTCGGGCCGGTGGCGATCGTGCTGCTGTCCTCGCTCACGGACAGCCAGACGCTGTCCTTCCCGCCCAAGGGCCTGTCGCTGCGCTGGTACCAGCAGCTGTTCGATGCCCAGCGCTCGGCGCCCATCCATGCCGCGGCCGGGCACAGCGTCAGCGTGGCGCTGGTGGCGGCGGGCACGGCGGTGCTGCTGGGCACCTGCGCCGCGCTGGGGCTGCAGGCGCAGCCTTCGGCGCGCTGGAGCCGCGGGCTGCTGGCCTTCTTCCTGTCGCCGCTGGTGCTGCCGGGCATCTCCTTCGGCCTGTCCGCGCTGATGTTCTTCTCGCTGCTGGGGCTCGAGCCCTCGCTGACGCTGATCGTCGCCGGCCACCTGGTGATGATCGTGCCCTTCGTGCTGCGCACGACGACTTCGAGCCTGCTGCAGCTCGACCGCGGGCTGCTGGAATCCTCGGCGATCCTGGGCGCCTCGCAGTGGTATGGCTTTCGCCGCATCACGCTGCCGCTGATCGCTCCGGGCATTGCCGCCGGCGCCTTCATGGCGACCATGGCCTCGATGGACAACGTGCCCGTCTCGCTGTTCCTGGCCGATGCCGAGACCGACATGCTGCCGATCCGCATGTGGGGAATGATGGAATCGACGCTGGACGTGCGCGTGGCGGCGGTCTCGGGCGTGCTGATTGTCTGCGTGCTGCTGCTGATGCTGGTCATGGAGCGCGCGGTGGGTCTGACCAAACGTATTCAGGGGTGA
- a CDS encoding universal stress protein, translating to MLRIMIAVDGSEPSLDAVRHGVQLVRQGLQASLVLAHAQQEATLYELATQDPDLIARASVAAGRHLMEPAVALAEAAGVPYETDIGLGETAATLVALAERNGCDMIIIGALGQGGVRRALVGSVSREVARLSPVPVTIVKHPDPEDLEDIAEVEAEVDAGVPPLR from the coding sequence ATGCTCAGAATCATGATTGCGGTGGATGGATCGGAACCCTCCCTGGACGCGGTGCGCCATGGCGTGCAGCTGGTGCGCCAGGGACTGCAGGCCAGCCTGGTGCTGGCCCATGCGCAACAGGAAGCCACGCTCTATGAACTCGCGACCCAGGACCCGGACCTGATCGCGCGCGCCAGCGTCGCCGCGGGCCGGCACCTGATGGAGCCGGCCGTGGCGCTGGCCGAGGCGGCGGGCGTGCCCTATGAAACCGACATCGGCCTGGGAGAGACCGCCGCCACGCTGGTCGCGCTGGCCGAGCGCAATGGTTGCGACATGATCATCATCGGCGCCCTGGGCCAGGGCGGCGTGCGCCGCGCGCTGGTCGGTTCGGTCTCGCGCGAGGTGGCACGCCTGAGCCCGGTGCCGGTGACCATCGTGAAGCATCCGGATCCAGAGGATCTGGAGGATATCGCGGAGGTGGAGGCGGAAGTGGATGCGGGGGTTCCGCCGTTGCGGTGA
- a CDS encoding sensor domain-containing diguanylate cyclase — protein MSRIASASSPRKTLLLASSLGLGLCLFLACLIGILSRPEGFLAALWPANALLLGLLLRWPALARASSWLLAAVAMVLADLVMGSSLLSTLWLSAANLCGVACGWWFLRRLDAPLLQLRRQLSAPYLLTGCILAAAGAALAGAGTGPYLFGVGWTESALMWFSNELMNHMLIVPVLLSIPRGALPRWRPRFAPRAALLRLLPLLCLIATETTAIALGGPGALAFSVPSLLWCALAYGVFTTTLLGLLVCSWKIFSISLGVMDFTPNDLEQALSLRLGLALLSLGPLAVACTQAARSELLDRLNRAASHDSLTDVLMRGAFMAHGQRLLERLQHENRPSAVLMLDLDHFKRVNDLHGHAAGDALLRAFAKTVGRVLRPLDLLGRVGGEEFAVLLPGVRAAAAEQVAARICAAVRAQRLALPQGTVLEVTVSIGLACSDGKQQTLDALLQRADAALYQVKAAGRDAWQRCRASELRPALAPAMHA, from the coding sequence ATGTCTCGAATCGCCTCCGCTTCGTCCCCGCGCAAAACGCTGCTTCTCGCATCTTCCCTGGGCCTGGGACTCTGTCTGTTCCTGGCCTGCCTGATCGGAATACTGAGCCGCCCCGAAGGTTTCCTGGCCGCGCTCTGGCCGGCCAATGCGCTGCTGCTGGGCCTGCTGCTGCGCTGGCCGGCGCTGGCGCGCGCCAGCAGCTGGCTGCTTGCCGCGGTGGCCATGGTGCTGGCCGACCTGGTCATGGGCAGCAGCCTGCTGAGCACCCTGTGGCTGTCGGCCGCCAACCTGTGCGGCGTGGCCTGCGGCTGGTGGTTCCTGCGGCGCCTGGACGCGCCGCTGCTGCAGCTGCGGCGCCAGCTTTCGGCGCCGTACCTGCTGACCGGCTGCATCCTGGCCGCGGCGGGCGCGGCGCTGGCCGGCGCGGGCACCGGCCCCTACCTGTTCGGCGTCGGCTGGACCGAGAGCGCGCTGATGTGGTTCAGCAACGAGCTGATGAACCACATGCTGATCGTGCCCGTGCTCCTGAGCATCCCGCGGGGCGCACTGCCCCGCTGGCGCCCCCGGTTCGCGCCGCGCGCCGCGCTGCTGCGGCTGCTGCCGCTGCTGTGCCTGATCGCCACCGAAACCACTGCCATCGCGCTGGGCGGGCCGGGCGCGCTGGCCTTCAGCGTGCCCTCGCTGCTGTGGTGCGCGCTGGCCTATGGCGTGTTCACCACGACGCTGCTGGGCCTGCTGGTGTGCAGCTGGAAGATCTTCAGCATTTCACTGGGCGTCATGGATTTCACGCCCAACGACCTGGAGCAGGCGCTGTCGCTGCGCCTGGGCCTGGCCCTGCTGTCGCTCGGGCCGCTGGCCGTGGCCTGCACGCAGGCGGCGCGCAGCGAGCTGCTGGACCGGCTCAACCGCGCCGCCAGCCATGATTCGCTGACCGATGTGCTGATGCGCGGCGCCTTCATGGCCCACGGTCAGCGCCTGCTCGAGCGCCTGCAGCATGAAAACCGTCCCTCGGCCGTGCTGATGCTGGATCTCGACCATTTCAAGCGCGTCAACGACCTGCATGGCCACGCTGCGGGCGACGCGCTGCTGCGCGCCTTTGCCAAGACCGTGGGCCGGGTGCTGCGCCCCCTGGACCTGCTGGGCCGCGTGGGCGGCGAGGAATTCGCGGTACTGCTGCCCGGCGTGCGCGCCGCGGCCGCCGAGCAGGTGGCCGCGCGCATCTGCGCCGCGGTGCGCGCGCAGCGCCTGGCGCTGCCGCAGGGCACGGTGCTGGAGGTGACGGTGAGCATCGGCCTGGCCTGCAGCGACGGCAAGCAGCAAACCCTCGATGCCCTGCTGCAGCGCGCCGACGCGGCGCTCTACCAGGTCAAGGCCGCGGGCCGCGATGCCTGGCAGCGCTGCCGCGCCAGCGAGCTGCGCCCGGCGCTGGCGCCGGCGATGCACGCCTGA
- a CDS encoding allantoinase PuuE, with amino-acid sequence MTWQPQRDFIGYGNQPPDPQWPGGARLALNFVMNYEEGSEPSFDDGENFSETGLSEAHGLNQMGNGRDLAAEGMFEYGSRVGFWRLVRLFEERGLPMTVFGCALALERNPLAVAKIRDNGYDICCHGWRWIKHFELSEEEEREHIRRAIASLQATMGERPLGWYCRYGPSVNTRRLIAEEGGFLYDSDYYGDELPLWQLVEGKPHLVIPYSLTNNDGKYAGWTGTSDEWFSFLRDAFDMLYAEGATQPKMMSVGLHMRLVGHPARAVGLRKFLDYVQQFPDVWITRRLDIARHWMQKHPFVPDSAL; translated from the coding sequence ATGACCTGGCAACCACAGCGCGACTTCATTGGCTACGGCAACCAGCCGCCCGACCCACAATGGCCCGGCGGCGCGCGGCTGGCGCTGAACTTCGTGATGAACTACGAGGAAGGCTCCGAGCCCTCCTTCGACGATGGCGAGAATTTCAGCGAGACCGGCCTGTCCGAGGCGCACGGCCTCAACCAGATGGGCAACGGCCGCGACCTGGCCGCCGAAGGCATGTTCGAATACGGCAGCCGCGTCGGCTTCTGGCGCCTGGTGCGGCTGTTCGAGGAGCGCGGCCTGCCGATGACGGTGTTCGGCTGCGCGCTGGCGCTCGAGCGCAACCCGCTGGCCGTGGCCAAGATCCGCGACAACGGCTACGACATCTGCTGCCATGGCTGGCGCTGGATCAAGCATTTCGAGCTGAGCGAGGAGGAGGAGCGCGAGCACATCCGCCGCGCCATCGCCTCGCTGCAGGCGACCATGGGCGAGCGCCCGCTGGGCTGGTACTGCCGCTACGGCCCGAGCGTCAACACGCGCCGGTTGATCGCCGAGGAGGGCGGCTTTCTCTACGACAGCGACTACTACGGCGACGAGCTGCCGCTGTGGCAGCTGGTGGAGGGCAAGCCGCACCTGGTGATTCCCTACTCGCTGACCAACAACGACGGCAAGTACGCGGGCTGGACCGGCACCTCCGACGAGTGGTTCAGCTTCCTGCGCGACGCCTTCGACATGCTGTATGCCGAGGGCGCGACCCAGCCGAAGATGATGTCGGTGGGCCTGCACATGCGCCTGGTGGGCCACCCCGCGCGTGCCGTGGGGCTGCGCAAGTTCCTCGACTATGTGCAGCAGTTTCCCGATGTCTGGATCACGCGCCGGCTGGACATCGCGCGGCACTGGATGCAAAAGCACCCGTTCGTCCCGGACTCCGCGCTGTGA
- a CDS encoding AEC family transporter produces MLSVLLVTSPFFALVLCGFVATRRGILPLSAIGGLNSFVLYFALPCMLYRFGARTPIAQLLDPAAAGAYLAAGLVLVAAVVVLTRRRLGWNDAAFGALVTVFPNTGFMGVPLLVALLGAHAAGPAILCIAIDMVLISSLCIGLSRLGMPGGAGVALRNALKGMAANPMPWAIALGALASWAQWQLPAPAERTIAMLADAASPVALFTIGAVLARSQMIAGERVPPRDYVPLALAKLLAHPLLVWLAGRVAIALGAPLPESALVVLVLVAALPSASNVAMLTERFGAHGGRVARIILVSTALAFLTFSGAVAVLAGG; encoded by the coding sequence GTGCTGTCCGTCCTGCTGGTCACTTCCCCCTTCTTTGCGCTGGTGCTCTGTGGCTTTGTTGCCACGCGGCGCGGCATCCTGCCGCTGTCGGCCATCGGCGGGCTCAACAGCTTCGTGCTGTATTTCGCGCTGCCCTGCATGCTCTACCGCTTCGGCGCGCGCACGCCCATCGCGCAGCTGCTGGACCCGGCTGCGGCCGGCGCCTATCTGGCCGCCGGGCTGGTGCTGGTCGCCGCAGTGGTCGTGCTCACGCGCCGGCGCCTGGGCTGGAACGACGCAGCCTTTGGCGCGCTGGTCACGGTCTTTCCCAACACCGGCTTCATGGGCGTGCCGCTGCTGGTGGCGCTGCTGGGCGCGCATGCCGCGGGCCCGGCGATCCTGTGCATCGCCATCGACATGGTGCTCATCAGCTCCCTGTGCATCGGCCTGTCGCGCCTGGGCATGCCCGGCGGCGCGGGCGTGGCGCTGCGCAACGCGCTCAAGGGCATGGCCGCCAACCCCATGCCCTGGGCCATCGCGCTGGGGGCGCTGGCCTCGTGGGCGCAATGGCAGCTCCCCGCGCCCGCCGAGCGGACCATCGCCATGCTGGCCGATGCCGCCTCGCCGGTGGCGCTGTTCACCATCGGCGCGGTGCTGGCGCGCTCGCAGATGATCGCGGGCGAGCGGGTGCCGCCGCGCGACTACGTGCCGCTGGCGCTGGCCAAGCTGCTGGCGCACCCGCTGCTGGTCTGGCTCGCGGGCCGCGTGGCCATTGCGCTCGGTGCTCCGCTGCCCGAATCGGCGCTGGTGGTGCTGGTGCTGGTCGCCGCATTGCCCAGCGCCAGCAATGTCGCGATGCTGACCGAGCGCTTCGGCGCCCACGGCGGGCGCGTGGCGCGCATCATCCTGGTCAGCACGGCGCTGGCCTTCCTGACGTTTTCCGGGGCGGTGGCGGTGCTGGCGGGCGGCTAG
- a CDS encoding ureidoglycolate lyase gives MRQLATKPLTADAFAPYGAVLEIPSAAGKAVLPPALANLREHAQPDLSVSCVEQIQALPLAVTFMERHEFSSQTFMPLDPCSYLVIVAPPDARGGPDGARAEAFIVHGGQSITYHPDTWHYSLTLLEGPARFAVWMWKAHDAGDEEFVDIPAFEVVAS, from the coding sequence ATGAGACAACTGGCAACGAAGCCACTGACGGCGGACGCCTTCGCGCCCTATGGCGCGGTGCTCGAGATTCCATCCGCCGCGGGCAAGGCGGTGCTGCCGCCGGCGCTGGCCAACCTGCGTGAACACGCACAGCCCGACCTGTCGGTGAGCTGCGTCGAGCAGATCCAGGCGCTGCCGCTGGCAGTCACCTTCATGGAGCGCCACGAGTTCTCCTCGCAGACCTTCATGCCGCTGGACCCCTGCAGCTACCTGGTGATCGTGGCGCCGCCCGATGCCCGGGGCGGGCCCGATGGCGCGCGCGCCGAGGCCTTCATCGTCCACGGCGGACAGTCCATCACCTACCACCCCGATACCTGGCACTACAGCCTGACGCTGCTGGAAGGCCCGGCGCGCTTCGCGGTCTGGATGTGGAAGGCGCACGACGCCGGCGACGAGGAGTTCGTCGACATTCCCGCATTCGAAGTCGTCGCTTCCTAG
- a CDS encoding phospholipase A, whose translation MSARHAPTLVAAAAWGLMALPALAQGNAAPVGSTPADAWRLCTAATDGAERLACFDAWADKQPWQSPAASARSEPAGTVLPAPAPIVATSAAPLTADPMPADPVVRGCNDAKYSAMTRFWELTEGTDCGTFTVRGYRPMSISVVAGNRVNRLPSSPAPDHQSTTATDYRSTETRLNISVRTKLATGLLAHAPERKDSLWFGYTQQSYWQVFSPGLSRPFRTTDHEPEVMYVYPLSLALPGGWNWAYAGAGLVHQSNGQSLPLSRSWNRWYLMSGIEKGNDFALTGRIWKRVSEGALSDDNPDISNLLGRAELTGTWNPNRLHTLSATVRSSLGSAPRGSLRLEWLRTLGEGIGGGRSNLRLHTQLFSGYGDSLIDYNRKRTVFSVGFSLLDF comes from the coding sequence ATGAGCGCGCGGCACGCGCCCACGCTGGTCGCCGCCGCGGCCTGGGGCCTGATGGCGCTGCCGGCGCTGGCCCAGGGCAACGCCGCACCCGTCGGCAGCACGCCCGCCGATGCCTGGCGCCTGTGCACGGCGGCCACCGATGGCGCCGAGCGCCTGGCCTGTTTCGATGCCTGGGCCGACAAGCAGCCCTGGCAGTCGCCGGCCGCCAGCGCCCGGTCCGAGCCGGCCGGCACGGTGCTGCCCGCGCCCGCGCCGATCGTCGCCACCTCGGCCGCGCCGCTCACGGCCGACCCGATGCCGGCCGACCCCGTGGTGCGCGGCTGCAATGACGCCAAGTACAGCGCCATGACGCGCTTCTGGGAGCTGACCGAGGGCACCGACTGCGGCACCTTCACCGTGCGCGGCTACCGGCCGATGTCGATCTCGGTGGTGGCCGGCAACCGCGTCAACCGGCTGCCGTCCTCGCCCGCGCCCGACCACCAGAGCACCACCGCCACCGACTACCGCAGCACCGAGACCCGGCTCAACATCTCGGTGCGCACCAAGCTGGCCACGGGCCTGCTGGCGCACGCGCCCGAGCGCAAGGACTCGCTGTGGTTCGGCTACACCCAGCAGTCGTACTGGCAGGTGTTCAGCCCGGGCCTGTCGCGCCCCTTCCGCACCACCGACCACGAGCCCGAGGTGATGTACGTCTACCCGCTGTCGCTGGCGCTGCCCGGCGGCTGGAACTGGGCCTACGCGGGCGCGGGCCTGGTGCACCAGTCCAACGGCCAGAGCCTGCCGCTGTCGCGCAGCTGGAATCGCTGGTACCTGATGAGCGGCATCGAGAAGGGCAACGACTTCGCCCTCACCGGCCGCATCTGGAAGCGCGTCAGCGAAGGCGCGCTGAGCGACGACAACCCCGACATCAGCAACCTCCTCGGCCGCGCCGAGCTCACCGGCACCTGGAACCCCAACCGCCTGCACACGCTCAGCGCCACGGTGCGCAGCTCGCTGGGATCGGCGCCGCGCGGCTCGCTGCGCCTGGAGTGGCTGCGCACGCTGGGCGAGGGCATTGGCGGCGGCCGCAGCAACCTGCGCCTGCATACCCAGCTGTTCTCGGGCTATGGCGATAGCCTGATCGACTACAACCGCAAGCGCACGGTGTTCAGCGTCGGCTTCAGTCTCCTGGACTTCTGA
- a CDS encoding ATP-dependent helicase, which yields MSAGLNLAQLQAVHYTEGPCLVLAGAGSGKTRVITHKIGRLIETGLHPKRIAAITFTNKAAAEMRERAKGLIGRAAKDVLICTFHALGVKMVREDGQVLGLKPQFSILDADDVVNILKDAAGGTTDVATARQWQWTISKWKNMGLDSRSALAMAQDDSERSIALLMARYEERLTAYQSVDFDDLIGMPLRLLRDHPAVREKWQSQLGHVLVDEYQDTNATQYELLKLLIGARGHITAVGDDDQSIYGWRGATLDNLKKLPLDYPQLKVIKLEQNYRSTSAILRAANNVIQPNPKLFPKTLFSELGEGEPVRVVDADSEEHEAERAVARIQGLRAASNPPPAWKDFAILYRANHQAKPFEKALRKANIPYKVSGGTSFFDRAEIKDLCAWFRLWINNDDDPAFLRAITSPRRGIGHTTLGKLGEFSTQHKLSMFGALFSHMLPAVLPAKAHDSVMEFGRYVNDLEYRARHTLGAEDSRAFLADWLKEIDYEKHIYDSEDSETVAAARWSNVLEFCDWMAQRAGGQVDDSSGSVITSEKKSLLEVSQTIALLSTISEREKEQDMVVLSTLHASKGLEWPHVMLVGVTEGMLPFKLDDDNGRQEKVTDETAQRLQEERRLMYVGITRAQRSLAVSWTKRRKKGREMVAAMPSRFIKEMGLDQATMREDPREKLRQLRAEFARKAAQAPVT from the coding sequence ATGTCCGCCGGTCTCAACCTTGCCCAGCTTCAAGCGGTCCATTACACCGAAGGCCCGTGCCTGGTGCTCGCGGGCGCCGGGTCGGGCAAGACGCGCGTCATCACGCACAAGATCGGCCGGCTGATCGAGACCGGGCTGCATCCGAAGCGCATTGCCGCCATCACCTTCACCAACAAGGCCGCCGCCGAGATGCGCGAGCGCGCCAAGGGGCTGATCGGACGCGCCGCCAAGGACGTGCTGATCTGCACCTTCCACGCGCTGGGCGTGAAGATGGTGCGCGAGGACGGCCAGGTGCTGGGCCTCAAGCCGCAGTTCAGCATCCTCGACGCCGACGACGTGGTCAACATCCTCAAGGACGCGGCCGGCGGCACCACGGACGTGGCCACCGCGCGCCAGTGGCAGTGGACCATCAGCAAGTGGAAGAACATGGGGCTCGACAGCCGCAGCGCGCTGGCCATGGCCCAGGACGACAGCGAGCGCAGCATCGCGCTGCTGATGGCGCGCTACGAGGAGCGCCTCACGGCCTACCAGAGCGTGGACTTCGACGACCTGATCGGCATGCCGCTGCGGCTGCTGCGCGACCACCCCGCGGTGCGCGAGAAGTGGCAGAGCCAGCTCGGCCACGTGCTGGTCGACGAATACCAGGACACCAACGCCACGCAGTACGAGCTGCTCAAGCTGCTGATCGGCGCGCGCGGCCACATCACCGCCGTGGGCGACGACGACCAGTCGATCTACGGCTGGCGCGGCGCGACGCTCGACAACCTGAAGAAGCTGCCGCTCGATTACCCGCAGCTCAAGGTCATCAAGCTCGAGCAGAACTACCGCTCGACCAGCGCCATCCTGCGCGCGGCGAACAACGTGATCCAGCCCAACCCCAAGCTGTTTCCCAAGACGCTGTTCTCCGAGCTGGGCGAGGGCGAGCCGGTGCGCGTGGTCGATGCCGACTCCGAGGAGCACGAGGCCGAGCGCGCGGTGGCGCGCATCCAGGGCCTGCGCGCGGCCAGCAACCCGCCGCCGGCGTGGAAGGACTTCGCCATCCTGTACCGCGCCAACCACCAGGCCAAGCCCTTCGAGAAGGCGCTGCGCAAGGCCAATATTCCCTACAAGGTCTCGGGCGGGACCAGCTTCTTCGACCGCGCCGAGATCAAGGACCTCTGCGCCTGGTTCCGGCTGTGGATCAACAACGACGACGACCCGGCTTTCCTGCGCGCGATCACCTCGCCCAGGCGCGGCATCGGCCACACCACGCTGGGCAAGCTCGGCGAGTTCTCCACGCAGCACAAGCTCAGCATGTTCGGCGCGCTGTTCAGCCACATGCTGCCCGCCGTGCTGCCGGCCAAGGCGCACGACAGCGTCATGGAGTTCGGCCGCTACGTGAACGACCTCGAATACCGCGCGCGCCACACGCTGGGCGCCGAGGATTCGCGTGCCTTCCTGGCCGACTGGCTCAAGGAGATCGACTACGAGAAGCACATCTACGACAGCGAGGACAGCGAGACCGTCGCCGCCGCGCGCTGGAGCAATGTGCTGGAATTCTGCGACTGGATGGCGCAGCGCGCCGGCGGGCAGGTCGACGACAGCAGCGGCAGCGTCATCACCAGCGAGAAGAAAAGCCTGCTGGAAGTCTCGCAGACCATTGCCCTGCTCTCCACCATCAGCGAGCGTGAGAAGGAGCAGGACATGGTGGTCCTGTCGACGCTGCATGCCTCCAAGGGGCTGGAGTGGCCGCATGTGATGCTGGTCGGCGTGACCGAGGGCATGCTGCCCTTCAAGCTCGACGACGACAACGGCCGCCAGGAAAAGGTCACCGACGAGACCGCGCAGCGGCTGCAGGAAGAGCGCCGCCTGATGTACGTGGGCATCACGCGCGCCCAACGCAGCCTGGCGGTGAGCTGGACCAAGCGGCGCAAGAAGGGCCGCGAGATGGTGGCCGCGATGCCCAGCCGCTTCATCAAGGAGATGGGGCTGGACCAGGCGACGATGCGCGAGGACCCGCGCGAGAAGCTGCGCCAGCTGCGCGCCGAATTCGCGCGCAAGGCCGCGCAGGCCCCCGTTACCTGA
- a CDS encoding ABC transporter permease, which produces MRGLAMRAGEGALVLPLFLTFMLLFAAPLVLLLGVSLHNDPELEQWGLLTWKKFVQDGFYWQATLDTLRLGATTVVAAVLLGYPLALTYLSLGERGQRILLFIIIMPLLLSVVVRTFAWIVILSHEGVVNQTLLALGLTAAPLRLLQTELGLVISLTQIELPMLLLPLIAALSRLDRNLFDASSILGASRWRTLFKVILPLSLPGLIAGCTLVFASSTTAFISQSVIGGNRLVYLPLLIWQQTSVVYHWPMAAVISIVLLCTVLACLYVINLMGRKSMRYLHV; this is translated from the coding sequence ATGCGCGGGCTCGCCATGCGCGCGGGCGAGGGGGCGCTGGTGCTGCCCCTGTTCCTGACCTTCATGCTGCTTTTCGCCGCGCCGCTGGTGCTGCTGCTCGGGGTCAGCCTGCACAACGATCCCGAGCTGGAGCAGTGGGGCCTGCTGACCTGGAAGAAGTTCGTGCAGGACGGGTTCTACTGGCAGGCCACGCTCGATACGCTGCGGCTGGGCGCGACGACGGTGGTGGCCGCGGTGCTGCTGGGCTATCCGCTGGCGTTGACCTACCTGTCGCTGGGCGAGCGCGGCCAGCGCATCCTGCTGTTCATCATCATCATGCCGCTGCTGCTGTCGGTGGTGGTGCGCACCTTCGCCTGGATCGTCATCCTCTCCCACGAGGGCGTGGTGAACCAGACGCTGCTGGCGCTGGGCCTGACGGCGGCGCCGCTGCGGCTGCTGCAGACCGAGCTCGGGCTGGTCATCTCGCTGACGCAGATCGAGCTGCCGATGCTGCTGCTGCCGCTGATCGCGGCGCTGTCACGGCTCGACCGCAACCTGTTCGACGCCTCCAGCATCCTGGGCGCCTCGCGCTGGCGCACGCTGTTCAAGGTCATCCTGCCGCTGAGCCTGCCGGGGCTGATCGCCGGCTGCACGCTGGTCTTCGCCAGCTCGACCACGGCCTTCATCTCGCAGTCGGTGATCGGCGGCAATCGGCTGGTGTACCTGCCGCTGCTGATCTGGCAGCAGACCTCGGTGGTCTACCACTGGCCCATGGCGGCGGTGATCTCCATCGTGCTGCTGTGCACGGTGCTGGCCTGCCTGTATGTCATCAACCTGATGGGACGCAAGAGCATGAGGTATCTGCATGTCTAG
- the tgt gene encoding tRNA guanosine(34) transglycosylase Tgt gives MLQFETLQTDPSSHARRGKLTLNHGVVQTPIFMPVGTYGTVKGVMPRSLEEMGAQIILGNTFHLWMRPGLDIMQSFGGLHGFEKWNKPILTDSGGFQVWSLGAMRKITEEGVHFASPVNGDKLFMSPEVSMQIQTTLNSDIVMQLDECTPYETKGHLTTQAEARKSMEMSRRWAQRSKDEFARLENPNALFGIVQGGMFENLRQESLEALVEMDFPGYAIGGVSVGEPKELMLQIMAHTPHRLPAHKPRYLMGVGTPEDLVQGVADGVDMFDCVMPTRNARNGTIFTRFGDLKLRNARHKSDHQPIDTTCTCHACAGSSGVSWEQGGRDGFSRAYLHHLDRCGEMLGPMLTTIHNLHYYLNLMQEVRDALDSGTFAAFRAQFRADRARGI, from the coding sequence ATGCTGCAGTTCGAAACCCTTCAAACCGACCCCTCCAGCCACGCGCGCCGTGGCAAGCTCACGCTCAACCACGGCGTGGTGCAGACCCCGATCTTCATGCCCGTGGGCACCTATGGCACCGTCAAGGGCGTCATGCCGCGCAGCCTCGAGGAAATGGGCGCGCAGATCATCCTGGGCAACACCTTCCACCTGTGGATGCGCCCCGGCCTGGACATCATGCAGAGCTTCGGCGGCCTGCATGGCTTCGAGAAGTGGAACAAGCCGATCCTGACCGACTCCGGCGGCTTCCAGGTCTGGAGCCTGGGCGCGATGCGCAAGATCACCGAGGAAGGCGTGCACTTCGCCTCGCCCGTGAACGGCGACAAGCTGTTCATGTCGCCCGAGGTGAGCATGCAGATCCAGACCACGCTCAACTCCGACATCGTGATGCAGCTCGACGAGTGCACGCCCTATGAGACCAAGGGCCACCTCACGACGCAGGCCGAGGCGCGCAAGTCGATGGAGATGAGCCGGCGCTGGGCCCAGCGCTCGAAGGACGAGTTCGCGCGGCTGGAGAATCCGAACGCGCTGTTCGGCATCGTGCAGGGCGGCATGTTCGAGAACCTGCGCCAGGAATCGCTGGAGGCGCTGGTCGAGATGGACTTTCCGGGCTATGCCATCGGCGGCGTCAGCGTGGGCGAGCCCAAGGAACTGATGCTGCAGATCATGGCGCACACGCCGCACCGACTGCCGGCGCACAAGCCGCGCTACCTGATGGGCGTGGGCACGCCCGAGGACCTGGTGCAGGGCGTGGCCGACGGCGTGGACATGTTCGACTGCGTCATGCCCACGCGCAATGCGCGCAACGGCACCATCTTCACGCGCTTTGGCGACCTGAAGCTGCGCAATGCGCGCCACAAGAGCGACCACCAGCCCATCGACACGACCTGCACCTGCCACGCCTGCGCCGGCAGCTCGGGCGTGAGCTGGGAGCAGGGCGGCCGGGACGGCTTCTCGCGCGCCTACCTGCACCATCTGGACCGCTGCGGCGAAATGCTGGGGCCCATGCTGACCACCATCCACAACCTGCACTATTACCTGAACCTGATGCAGGAAGTGCGCGATGCGCTCGATAGCGGCACTTTCGCCGCATTCCGCGCGCAGTTCAGGGCAGATCGCGCCCGCGGCATCTAA